A stretch of DNA from Halobacteriovorax sp. DA5:
GAATGTGCAGACAAATTAGTTAAAGCTGGTTTTAAGGCCTATGCCTACCATGCGGGAATGAGTGCCAATTACCGCGAAAAAGTTCAAGAGAAATTTATCACCCAAAAGAATGTCATCGTTGTGGCAACCATTGCATTTGGAATGGGAATTGATAAGGCCGACGTACGCTTTGTTGCCCATATGGATATGCCAAAGTGTCTTGAGTCCTACTATCAAGAAACGGGACGAGCAGGACGAGATGGCCTCCCTTCTCAAGTTCTTATGTTCTATGGACTAAGAGATCTTGTTCTTTTAAAAAGAATTGCTAATAAAGGCGTTGGCGCAGCAGCTCGTCGCCGCGTAAATGAAGAAAAGCTTGATGCCATTCTTGGTTTTTGCGAGGCCACAACTTGTCGCCGCGAAGTTCTTCTTAATTACTTTAATGACCCCTATCAAGGACCATGTGGTAATTGTGATATCTGCTTAAGTGAACAGACTAAGCAAAAGCTTATTAATGCAACTGAAATTGCCAAGGCCGTTCTCACTTGTGTTTATGAAACTGACCAGCGCTACAACGTCCACTATATCGTCGATGTTCTCAAAGGAAATATTTCAGGCGTCATTCAAAAAAATGGCCACCACCATATCACAAGCTTTGGCTATGCAAGTAAAGAAGACGAAGGATTTCTTTATTCTCTTTGTCGCCAACTAATTGCCCAAGGCCATCTTAAGATGATTATGGATGGAAGCTCAGAAATTAAACTTACTCAATCGGCCATCGATGTTATCGAAGATCGCAAAGAAGTCATGATTCGTGCAGACTTTAAAAAAGGTGCACCAGCATCAAAGTCAGCTGCGACAAAAACAAAAGCAACAAAGAAGAAAGCAGTTCGCAAAAAGGCCACCACAAGAAAGAAAGCTATCGCCACATATAGGCCAAATGATGGAACTGATAAAACAATGTATGAGAATTTAAAAATTCTACGCTCTAAACTTGCCAAA
This window harbors:
- the recQ gene encoding DNA helicase RecQ — protein: MSQGIEILQKIFGYSAFRGNQEKIVESVIAGNNALVLMPTGGGKSLCYQIPALARFGTAIVISPLIALMKDQVDALIEKGVEAAYLNSSISHSEQDDIVGNLLNGNIKILYVSPERMMNEYFQRILERIEISLFAIDEAHCVSQWGHDFRPEYMQLGMITKKFPDIPRIALTATAGEATRGEIIRCLNLHGSSLFISSFDRPNITYEVQKKTTKEKDFYRLTQFVQDNLEGQSGIVYCLSRKGVEECADKLVKAGFKAYAYHAGMSANYREKVQEKFITQKNVIVVATIAFGMGIDKADVRFVAHMDMPKCLESYYQETGRAGRDGLPSQVLMFYGLRDLVLLKRIANKGVGAAARRRVNEEKLDAILGFCEATTCRREVLLNYFNDPYQGPCGNCDICLSEQTKQKLINATEIAKAVLTCVYETDQRYNVHYIVDVLKGNISGVIQKNGHHHITSFGYASKEDEGFLYSLCRQLIAQGHLKMIMDGSSEIKLTQSAIDVIEDRKEVMIRADFKKGAPASKSAATKTKATKKKAVRKKATTRKKAIATYRPNDGTDKTMYENLKILRSKLAKQKRTQAFKIFPDKTLMEMAAQRPQTLDDLESIYGVGPKKLQRFGKIFLEALNGDA